In Miscanthus floridulus cultivar M001 chromosome 5, ASM1932011v1, whole genome shotgun sequence, one genomic interval encodes:
- the LOC136450435 gene encoding elongation factor 2-like yields the protein MVKFTAEELRAIMDKKNNIRNMSVIAHVDHGKSTLTDSLVAAAGIIAQEVAGDVRMTDTRADEAERGITIKSTGISLYYEMTDESLKNYKGERNGNQYLINLIDSPGHVDFSSEVTAALRITDGALVVVDCIEGVCVQTETVLRQALGERIRPVLTVNKMDRCFLELQFEGEEAYQTFSRVIENANVIMATYEDKLLGDVQVYPEKGTVAFSAGLHGWAFTLTNFAKMYASKFGVDEAKMMERLWGENFFDPATKKWTTKNTGSPTCKRGFVQFCYEPIKQIINTCMNDQKDKLWPMLQKLNVTMKADEKELIGKALMKRVMQTWLPASTALLEMMIFHLPSPSKAQRYRVENLYEGPLDDVYATAIRNCDPEGPLMLYVSKMIPASDKGRFFAFGRVFSGKVATGMKVRIMGPNYVPGQKKDLYVKSVQRTVIWMGKKQESVEDVPCGNTVAMVGLDQFITKNATLTNEKEVDACPIRAMKFSVSPVVRVAVQCKVASDLPKLVEGLKRLAKSDPMVLCTIEESGEHIIAGAGELHLEICLKDLQDDFMGGAEIIVSPPVVSFRETVLEKSCRTVMSKSPNKHNRLYMEARPLEEGLAEAIDDGRIGPRDDPKVRSQILSQEFGWDKDLAKKIWCFGPETTGPNMVVDMCKGVQYLNEIKDSVVAGFQWASKEGALAEENMRGICFEVCDVVLHADAIHRGGGQVIPTARRVIYASQLTAKPRLLEPVYLVEIQAPENALGGIYGVLNQKRGHVFEEMQRQGTPLYNIKAYLPVIESFGFSSQLRAATSGQAFPQSVFDHWDMMGSDPLEAGSQAAQLVLDIRKRKGLKEQMTPLSEFEDRL from the exons ATGGTGAAGTTCACGGCTGAAGAGCTTCGTGCCATCATGGACAAAAAGAACAACATTCGCAATATGTCTGTTATTGCTCATGTGGACCATG gaAAGTCCACGCTTACAGATTCCCTTGTGGCAGCTGCTGGGATTATTGCGCAGGAAGTTGCTGGTGATGTCCGCATGACTGATACTCGTGCAGATGAAGCAGAGCGTGGTATTACAATCAAATCCACTGGTATCTCTCTTTACTATGAGATGACTGATGAGTCACTGAAGAACTACAAGGGTGAGAGGAATGGTAACCAATATTTGATCAACCTTATTGACTCACCTGGGCATGTCGATTTTTCTTCGGAAGTTACAGCTGCTCTTCGCATCACCGAtggtgctctggtggtggttgaTTGTATTGAAGGTGTCTGTGTGCAAACTGAAACTGTGCTCCGCCAAGCTCTTGGTGAGAGGATTAGGCCAGTCCTTACTGTGAACAAGATGGACAGGTGCTTCCTTGAGCTTCAGTTTGAGGGTGAGGAAGCTTATCAGACTTTCTCCCGCGTCATTGAGAATGCCAACGTCATTATGGCAACATATGAAGATAAGCTCCTAGGTGATGTCCAAGTCTACCCAGAGAAGGGGACTGTTGCTTTTTCTGCTGGCCTGCACGGATGGGCCTTTACCCTCACTAACTTTGCCAAGATGTATGCATCTAAGTTTGGAGTTGATGAAGCTAAGATGATGGAGAGGCTTTGGGGTGAGAACTTCTTTGACCCTGCCACAAAGAAGTGGACTACCAAGAACACAGGTTCTCCTACCTGCAAGAGAGGATTCGTTCAGTTCTGCTATGAGCcaatcaagcaaatcatcaacaCCTGCATGAACGACCAGAAGGATAAATTGTGGCCCATGCTGCAAAAGCTCAATGTTACCATGAAGGCTGATGAGAAGGAATTGATTGGCAAAGCTTTGATGAAGCGTGTTATGCAAACGTGGCTTCCAGCTAGCACTGCACTGCTTGAGATGATGATATTCCACCTTCCTTCCCCTTCAAAGGCTCAAAGGTATCGTGTGGAGAACTTGTATGAGGGACCCCTTGATGATGTCTATGCAACTGCTATCAGAAACTGTGATCCGGAGGGACCTCTTATGCTGTATGTTTCAAAGATGATTCCAGCATCTGACAAGGGCAGGTTCTTTGCCTTTGGTCGTGTCTTCTCAGGGAAGGTTGCTACTGGTATGAAGGTTCGGATCATGGGTCCCAACTATGTCCCTGGCCAGAAGAAGGATCTGTATGTCAAGAGTGTCCAGCGTACTGTTATCTGGATGGGAAAGAAACAAGAGTCTGTTGAGGATGTTCCTTGTGGTAACACTGTTGCAATGGTTGGTCTGGATCAATTCATCACGAAGAATGCTACACTCACTAATGAGAAGGAGGTTGATGCATGCCCAATCAGAGCAATGAAGTTCTCTGTCTCCCCTGTTGTGCGTGTTGCTGTTCAGTGCAAGGTTGCCTCTGACCTTCCCAAGCTAGTTGAAGGTTTGAAGCGTCTGGCAAAGTCTGATCCTATGGTTCTCTGTACAATTGAAGAATCTGGTGAGCATATCATTGCTGGAGCTGGTGAGCTTCATCTTGAGATTTGCCTGAAGGATCTGCAGGACGACTTCATGGGTGGTGCTGAAATTATCGTTTCCCCTCCTGTTGTGTCCTTCCGTGAAACCGTTCTTGAGAAGTCCTGCCGTACTGTCATGAGCAAGTCACCCAACAAGCACAACCGTCTGTACATGGAAGCGCGCCCCTTGGAGGAGGGTCTCGCTGAGGCCATCGATGACGGCCGCATTGGCCCACGTGATGATCCTAAGGTGCGCTCCCAGATCCTCTCTCAGGAGTTTGGTTGGGACAAGGACCTTGCCAAGAAGATTTGGTGTTTTGGACCTGAGACCACTGGTCCAAACATGGTTGTTGATATGTGTAAGGGAGTTCAGTATCTCAATGAAATCAAGGATTCTGTCGTGGCTGGTTTCCAGTGGGCATCAAAGGAGGGTGCACTGGCAGAGGAGAACATGCGTGGGATTTGCTTTGAGGTCTGTGATGTCGTTCTTCATGCTGATGCTATCCACAGGGGTGGTGGCCAGGTCATTCCAACTGCCAGGAGGGTCATCTATGCTTCTCAGCTCACGGCCAAGCCAAGGCTGCTGGAGCCAGTGTACCTGGTGGAGATTCAGGCCCCAGAAAATGCACTTGGTGGTATCTATGGTGTTCTGAACCAGAAGAGAGGGCATGTCTTCGAGGAGATGCAGAGGCAGGGTACCCCGCTCTACAACATCAAGGCTTACCTCCCTGTCATCGAGTCCTTTGGGTTCTCCAGCCAACTGAGGGCTGCAACCTCTGGTCAGGCTTTCCCCCAGAGTGTCTTTGACCATTGGGATATGATGGGCTCTGATCCTTTGGAGGCTGGCTCCCAGGCTGCTCAGCTGGTGCTGGATATCCGCAAGAGGAAGGGTCTCAAGGAACAGATGACCCCTCTTTCTGAGTTTGAGGACAGGCTCTAA
- the LOC136450436 gene encoding probable 3-hydroxyisobutyrate dehydrogenase-like 1, mitochondrial produces MMAGISSFLTRRLPPFPLAATAAAAAAAMSSSSTAANVSYRPISPDTTRVAWVGTGVMGQSMAGHLLSAGYALTVFNRTASKTQGLVSSGASLADSPRAAASAADVIFLMVGFPSDVRSTALDPSTGALSGLAPGGILVDMTTSDPTLAAEIAAAAAASGCSAVDAPVSGGDRGARNATLSIFAGGDAAVVARLAPLFKLMGNALYMGGPGAGQRAKLGNQIAIASTMVGLVEGMVYAHKAGLDVAKWLEAISTGAAGSKSLELYGKRILERDMAAGFYVRHFVKDLGICLSECQAMGLSLPGLALAQQLYVSLIAHGEGGLGTQALILAIERLNNTSLEKDG; encoded by the coding sequence ATGATGGCCGGCATATCCAGTTTCCTCACTCGCCGCCTTCCGCCCTTTCCGCTCGccgctaccgccgccgccgccgcagcagccatGTCGTCGTCGTCCACGGCAGCGAACGTCTCCTATCGTCCGATCTCTCCGGACACCACCCGCGTGGCCTGGGTGGGGACGGGCGTCATGGGCCAGTCCATGGCTGGCCACCTCCTCTCCGCCGGCTACGCTCTCACCGTCTTCAACCGCACGGCATCCAAGACCCAGGGCCTCGTCTCCAGCGGCGCCAGCCTCGCGGACAGCCCCCGCGCGGCCGCCTCGGCTGCcgatgtcatcttcctcatgGTCGGCTTCCCCTCTGACGTCCGCTCCACCGCCCTCGATCCATCCACCGGCGCCCTCTCCGGCCTGGCCCCAGGCGGCATCCTCGTCGACATGACCACCTCCGACCCCACCCTCGCCGCCGAGATAGCCGCGGCCGCTGCCGCCTCCGGCTGCTCGGCCGTCGACGCCCCCGTCTCCGGCGGCGACCGAGGGGCCCGCAAcgccaccctctccatcttcgcggGCGGCGACGCCGCCGTCGTTGCTCGCCTGGCGCCGCTCTTCAAGCTCATGGGAAACGCGCTGTACATGGGCGGGCCCGGCGCGGGGCAGCGCGCGAAGCTGGGCAACCAGATCGCCATCGCGTCCACCATGGTGGGTCTCGTGGAGGGCATGGTGTACGCGCACAAGGCCGGGCTGGACGTGGCCAAGTGGCTGGAGGCCATCTCCACCGGCGCGGCGGGGTCCAAGTCGCTGGAACTGTACGGGAAGCGGATCCTGGAGAGGGATATGGCGGCTGGCTTCTATGTCCGGCACTTCGTGAAGGACCTCGGTATCTGCCTGTCGGAATGCCAGGCCATGGGACTGTCGCTGCCGGGGCTCGCGCTCGCGCAACAGCTGTACGTGTCGCTGATCGCTCACGGCGAGGGCGGGCTCGGTACACAGGCGCTTATACTGGCCATCGAGCGGCTGAACAACACCAGCCTCGAGAAGGACGGATGA